TTAAGAAAGGGGGAGGGTTTGTAATGACTGATTTAAATGTTAACCAAAGCGGCAGGATTTGCAGGATTAATACATGCGACCATAAGAAATTGAATAAAATTATGGCCATGGGCGTTTTACCCGGAATGACTATCACTTTGATCCAGAAATTTCCTTCCTACGTTTTCCAGATTGGCCAATCCCAATTTGCAATAGATAAAAGATTAGCCGAATGCATTTTTGTCGAGTAGATGTTTATAGGCAGGCAGATGGAAAGCTTGATGCTCTTCTTCTGAAGAATACCCAAAAGGCAATTTGTCAAATATCGTACTGCCTTTCAGATTACTACAGGTAAAATTGTTTAGATTCGGCGGCGAGGAAAAAAGTTAAGCTTGAGGTGTTTTATTTAAGAAACTGCTCAGCAATCTTTCTTTTACGATTTAAGCAAGGTAGGTTGGGTTTGTAGTAGAGCCAGGATAGAAGTTTTAAAGAATCATTTTTAGCAAAACGAAGTTGCCAAATAGGAAATTCTCTATTTATTTTAAGATAGTGAGTTAATGACCTTTCTACATTCAATGTTTCTTTTATTTTTCCCCTAATCCAGCTAATTTGGTTAAAATTAGTTGAGATAAATTTAGTATATAATCTATGGTAGGTATATCTTTTCCCTTTATATTTCATGTATTTATCGGTATAAGTAAAAACAGAACCATCACCATCAAGATGCCCACGCAAGAAATCAACGAAATATTGATCTGGAATATCTAATTTACCCATTAACATTGTTTTCTTGGGCAGCAACCCAATTTTTTGCAACCATTGGTAAAATTTTATATTTCCAAAATTTATTCTATAAGTGAGTTTCTTTCCAAATCCGCTTGGAGGCGTGACCATTGTTTTATTTTTGATACCAAGACACTCTTTGAAGGTATTTGCTAACTGCTGGTCAGTTGTGGTGAAGAGGATGTGCCTTTTGTCTTTTGATAGGTTTCCATCAGTCGCTATAAGGCCGATAGCGTACGCTAAATTTGAATTCCATTCGTGGTTAATATTTTGTCTCATTAAAAAAGTACCGGGAGAGGGACTTGAACCCACATGAGCTTGCGCTCGGCAGCTTTTGAGGCTGCTGCGTCTGCCATTTCGCCATCCCGGCATATATTTTTAAGTTGACGCTAAGCATTTTATATTCTAAAATAGCAAAGGTCAATACATAAATTTTGGGGCTGTAGCTCAGCTGGGAGAGCACTTGCATGGCATGCAAGGGGTCAGGAGTTCGATCCTCCTCAGCTCCACCAACTTTTTACAAAGGGCGGATAATCTCCGTCCTTTGTTTTATAAGCTATTGACGCTCATTTTAGGAGGGGGTATAATCTAAGCATTATGATTCTAGGCGCGCATATTTCCGGGGCAGGAAAGATTT
The nucleotide sequence above comes from Candidatus Omnitrophota bacterium. Encoded proteins:
- a CDS encoding FeoA domain-containing protein produces the protein MKCSLCGFVFKEDQAQAACGNCPLIKGCKLIRCPKCGFETPPEPKWGKYLKKGGGFVMTDLNVNQSGRICRINTCDHKKLNKIMAMGVLPGMTITLIQKFPSYVFQIGQSQFAIDKRLAECIFVE
- a CDS encoding LAGLIDADG family homing endonuclease, whose protein sequence is MRQNINHEWNSNLAYAIGLIATDGNLSKDKRHILFTTTDQQLANTFKECLGIKNKTMVTPPSGFGKKLTYRINFGNIKFYQWLQKIGLLPKKTMLMGKLDIPDQYFVDFLRGHLDGDGSVFTYTDKYMKYKGKRYTYHRLYTKFISTNFNQISWIRGKIKETLNVERSLTHYLKINREFPIWQLRFAKNDSLKLLSWLYYKPNLPCLNRKRKIAEQFLK